One window from the genome of Spiractinospora alimapuensis encodes:
- a CDS encoding Rrf2 family transcriptional regulator: protein MSISSQCAVAIHALTYIARWEGDRLSSSAEIAESLESNPVLVRRVLGRLRGASLVRSTEGRGGGWRLSRAADRITLDDVYAAVELGPLLALHAHPPNSQCVIGRHIQSILEEEFTEAEAAMRARLRETTIADMLGYVVSREAGLSGRGHHS from the coding sequence GTGTCGATCAGTAGCCAGTGTGCGGTCGCGATTCACGCGCTCACCTATATCGCGCGGTGGGAAGGCGATCGCCTGTCGTCGTCCGCGGAGATCGCCGAAAGTCTGGAGAGCAACCCCGTGCTCGTCCGCCGCGTGCTGGGGCGGCTGCGGGGCGCGTCGTTGGTGCGCTCGACCGAGGGGCGCGGAGGCGGGTGGCGTCTTTCGCGGGCGGCCGACCGCATCACGCTGGACGACGTCTACGCGGCGGTGGAACTCGGGCCGCTGCTCGCGTTGCACGCGCATCCCCCGAACTCCCAGTGCGTGATCGGTCGCCACATCCAGTCCATCCTGGAGGAAGAGTTCACCGAAGCGGAAGCGGCGATGCGCGCGCGGCTGCGGGAGACCACCATCGCCGACATGCTTGGGTACGTGGTGAGCCGCGAGGCGGGACTCAGTGGGCGGGGGCATCACTCCTAG
- a CDS encoding MFS transporter: protein MTESPPATEPGHTGSEPTLASLLAVLLPAMLLVVVASDMVTLVLPVMGEDFGASEAQLAWVVTGFLLVFSIGIPLYGRISDRVGLRRLFLVALILYAVGSLICALAPSLTMLVGGRIVMGAGAAAIPVLSIIAVTRLMPPEKRGIGIGFISAAAGSGMAAGPPFGGAIGQALGWPALFWLTTACAVALLPGVIRKLPNEASDSDHRFDLAGGVFLGLAAGLALFSVTQAQDAGVGEPVTWGTALGAVVAIAVFVWRTRRAENPFVPPALFANRVYVAGIITVFLAQGTNLAALVFVPVLVVGGTGLSPGVGSLVMVPGGIAVAVLSPLAVRFATYLRARTLILVGLATVGASTLFLSMFAGASPVFAAGGILGIGMGMALVLTLVTDTVAGSLPPRQVGVGMGVFQGAQFLGAGTGPALAGALLAARSGAEQAINPFYSLGPSAYSDVFLVMALVAAAALVVALRLGATRSNVASSDDVRDPA, encoded by the coding sequence ATGACGGAATCACCCCCGGCGACGGAACCTGGTCACACAGGGTCCGAGCCAACGCTGGCCAGCCTGCTGGCCGTCCTCCTCCCGGCAATGCTGCTCGTGGTGGTCGCCAGCGATATGGTCACGCTGGTGCTACCGGTGATGGGAGAGGACTTTGGCGCGTCCGAGGCACAGCTCGCCTGGGTCGTGACCGGGTTCCTTCTCGTGTTCTCCATCGGTATCCCCCTCTACGGCCGGATCTCCGACCGGGTCGGGCTGCGCCGCTTGTTCCTCGTGGCGCTCATCCTCTACGCCGTCGGGAGTCTGATCTGTGCCCTGGCCCCCAGCCTCACCATGCTGGTCGGGGGACGGATCGTGATGGGCGCGGGCGCGGCGGCGATCCCCGTGCTGTCCATCATCGCGGTCACGCGGCTCATGCCCCCGGAGAAGCGGGGCATCGGGATCGGATTCATCTCCGCCGCCGCGGGGTCGGGGATGGCGGCGGGCCCGCCCTTCGGAGGGGCGATCGGCCAAGCGCTGGGATGGCCCGCACTTTTCTGGCTGACCACGGCCTGCGCGGTCGCGCTGCTTCCCGGTGTCATCCGGAAACTTCCCAACGAGGCGAGCGACAGCGACCATCGCTTCGACCTCGCGGGTGGGGTCTTCCTGGGGCTCGCCGCTGGGCTGGCCCTGTTTAGCGTGACCCAGGCCCAGGACGCCGGGGTCGGGGAGCCCGTCACCTGGGGCACCGCGCTGGGCGCGGTCGTCGCCATCGCGGTCTTCGTCTGGCGTACCCGACGTGCGGAGAACCCGTTCGTGCCGCCGGCGCTCTTCGCCAACCGGGTCTACGTGGCCGGCATCATCACCGTCTTCCTCGCCCAGGGCACCAATCTCGCTGCCCTCGTGTTCGTTCCGGTCCTGGTGGTCGGAGGCACCGGACTGAGTCCCGGCGTCGGCAGTCTGGTCATGGTTCCGGGTGGCATCGCCGTGGCCGTGTTGTCGCCATTGGCGGTACGGTTCGCCACATACCTCCGCGCCCGGACGCTCATCCTCGTCGGACTGGCGACCGTCGGCGCGTCGACCCTGTTCCTATCCATGTTCGCGGGGGCTTCACCGGTCTTCGCGGCTGGCGGGATCCTCGGGATCGGTATGGGCATGGCGTTGGTGCTCACCTTGGTGACCGACACCGTGGCGGGGTCCCTGCCGCCCCGCCAGGTGGGTGTGGGAATGGGCGTCTTCCAGGGGGCCCAGTTCCTTGGCGCGGGGACCGGACCCGCCCTGGCTGGGGCCTTGCTCGCGGCACGTTCCGGGGCCGAGCAGGCCATCAACCCGTTCTACTCCCTCGGCCCGTCCGCCTACTCGGACGTATTCCTGGTGATGGCACTCGTCGCGGCGGCCGCGCTCGTCGTCGCCCTGCGACTGGGGGCAACGCGCTCGAACGTCGCCTCGTCGGACGACGTTCGAGACCCTGCCTGA
- a CDS encoding DUF559 domain-containing protein — MWWRERGERIVGPDLLPPARWTARHGPYVGCPVAGTSYYQEALGYLHRHVGDAPVTLALYPEPDNPHDANAVAVIAAGHHIGYLKREYARLWHPIVRWEHWAGRVVLGLGELRAGSWGTWVRAWFTQPAPGPRDEPPSGPPHVVGRADRHHFWAARDLTHDELWQRRLEDRKRSRGESIEARLRDEWIVDALNSRRWNVDTRHAVALLQAYEGGRRPGQRAMTKLERTLFHYIAQIPLPYVFYPQFPFGDNWLLDFYCPISRLAVEVDGPEHRRSPNRERDEYRDDWFHQRGIATYRVTNQEVQRNPVATSEKVFKRLCKRERVLVHTNPDSPYYGWRPRPPLVPASSRDS; from the coding sequence ATGTGGTGGCGCGAACGCGGCGAGCGAATCGTTGGACCCGATCTCCTCCCACCAGCCAGGTGGACGGCCCGACACGGCCCCTACGTCGGGTGTCCTGTCGCGGGCACCTCCTACTACCAGGAAGCATTGGGCTATCTGCATCGGCACGTGGGAGACGCTCCGGTGACCCTGGCGCTTTACCCGGAGCCCGACAATCCGCACGACGCCAACGCTGTGGCCGTGATCGCGGCCGGACACCACATCGGATACCTGAAGCGAGAGTACGCACGTCTATGGCATCCGATCGTGCGGTGGGAGCATTGGGCCGGTCGCGTGGTTCTGGGGCTCGGCGAACTCCGTGCTGGGTCGTGGGGCACCTGGGTCCGTGCGTGGTTCACTCAGCCTGCCCCGGGACCGCGCGACGAACCACCAAGCGGCCCTCCTCACGTGGTTGGTCGCGCGGATCGCCACCACTTCTGGGCCGCGCGTGATCTCACCCACGACGAACTATGGCAACGACGACTGGAGGATCGAAAGCGGAGTCGCGGTGAGTCGATCGAGGCGCGCTTGCGTGACGAGTGGATCGTCGACGCGCTCAACTCTCGTCGCTGGAATGTCGATACCCGGCACGCCGTCGCGCTCCTCCAGGCGTACGAGGGGGGACGTCGGCCGGGGCAGCGGGCGATGACGAAGTTGGAGCGAACACTCTTCCACTACATCGCGCAGATTCCGCTGCCGTACGTCTTCTATCCGCAGTTTCCGTTCGGGGATAACTGGCTCCTGGACTTCTACTGTCCCATCAGCCGGCTCGCGGTGGAGGTGGATGGTCCGGAGCACCGTCGATCGCCCAACCGGGAACGGGACGAGTACCGGGACGACTGGTTCCACCAGCGCGGGATTGCCACGTACCGGGTCACCAACCAGGAAGTCCAACGTAACCCCGTCGCCACGAGCGAAAAGGTGTTCAAACGCCTCTGTAAGCGGGAACGCGTTCTCGTTCACACCAACCCGGACTCCCCTTACTACGGGTGGCGCCCGCGACCACCCCTCGTTCCCGCCTCCTCGCGCGACAGCTAG